The bacterium genome segment GCGGTCCTGGGCCACTATGCCCTGGTCATGCCCGACCTGTATGATCGCCTGCTGGCCGCGCATCCGGCGCTCAGGATCCCATTCCTGATGGCGGGCCTGCAGGGATCCGTCCTGATGTTTGCCCGGGCCTGCGGCGGCGCGGCGGTGGTTTTCCTTGCCACCGCGTTTTGTGTGATGTTTGTGTTGCGCGGGTGGGTGCTATGGCTGTACCGCAAGTGCTGCCTGTCCACCTACGTGGTGGGGCTGCTGTGCATCATGCTCATCAACCGCGCCACCACGCTCCTGCTCGACTCGAATATCAGTCTGGACGGTAGCGGGGTCAACCCGGTGACGGTGTTCTTCACGCGCTGGCATCTCCTGTGGCCGGTGTGGACGGGGCTCCTGCTGACCGGCGTGCTGCACCTGCTCTCCCTGCGCAGGAAGGTCATCGGACTCTATACGGGCATCCACGACGAGCGGCCCGCCACGGGGGATCGTGTGGTTGAGAACATCCTGTCCAACGGGCGGGATCCGCTGTTCCGCAAAAGCCTCCTGGGCAGCCTGGGGCTGCACGTGCTGGTGATCCTGGTCATTCCGTGCCTGTTGACGATGCGCGGTTGTGTGGAGCCTTACCGCGTGCCGAAGGGCAGCGGTACGCCCGCCACCCTGGCCTCGGTGGTCAAGATCACCAAGGTTGTCAAGAAGAAGGCCAAGAAACGGAAATTCGTTGTCAATCCGCGCTCGGCAATCTCCTTCCATATCCCCGACCTGGATGAGTCCGTGGCGGCGCGACAGGTGGAGGCCGATACGCAACTGACCTACAAGGCCGACCCCATGCGGGGGCTCACCGGGACGGGCAAGGCCGGTAAGATGGGGGCGGGGGGCGGTACGCAGGGCGGCTGGCCGGATGGGATGGACAACGCCAAGGTCCGCTTCATCCGCATGGAATACAGCGGTCGCGGGTGGGATGACGGGATGGACATGACCACCCGGGCCGATCTCAACTTCCTGTCCGCCTTTAATAAGCTTACCGGATTCAAGGTGTCCACAACGCCCGAGAGCCATCCGATCAGTTTGCTGCGCAAGTATCCCAAGGGCGGCGCGCCGCCGTTTGTCTACATGACGGGCGATGCCGGCATCAATGTGACAGCAGGCGAGATCGCGGCGATGCGCGAGTACCTGCTGGATGGCGGCATGCTTTTTGCCGACTGCGGGAGTCCGCAGTGGAATAACAGTTTCCGCCAGTTCGTGCGCCAGTTGCTTCCCGGCGAGTCCCTGGTGACGATCTCCGATGACGATCCCCTCTTCCAGATACCGTATGCCTTTCCGAACGGCGCGCCGCCGCTCTGGCATCACGGTGGTACCCGCGCGATGGGCATCAAGCACAAGGGGCGGTGGGTGGTCTTTTACCATCCGGGCGATATCAATGACGCCTGGAAAACCGGGCACTCGGGGATGGACTCCGCCATGGCGGAGGGCGCCATCCACATGGGGGTGAATATCATCTACTATGCCTTTACCCATTATCTGGAAATGACAAGGAAGTACCGGCAATGACGACAACCCTGATGACCTGCTTCGGATGGACAGGCCTGCTTTCGGCGGCGGCGTGGCTGGCGGCCGCCGGGCTGGCCCTCGGCGCGCGGCGCCGGGCGCGCCCGGAACGCCGGATGGCTCTGGCGCTTGGCGTGGCTGTGCTTGGCGCCGCGCTGGCGTCATGGCATGCGGCGAAGGTGGCGAACTTCCGGCTCGATCAATCTGACGAAATCCGGGCGGCCCGTGAGGCGCAGCAACAGGTTCAGGGCACGCTGGAACGGGCCCGGGCGCGGACGGATGGCGAGGTGACGGTCCGTTTTGCCGAGGATGACGCCGGCGCGGTGGAACCCGCCTACCGCAAGGGCGGCAAGCAGAGACGTGACGCCGGGAAGGCGCGAACCGACACGCCGGATCTTGCACCCTCCGGGGCCTCCGGCGATCAGGACGAGTCGGGCGCTGTCGTCAGCCTGCGGCTGCCGGAGTATCAACTGGCGAACCGGCTGAACCGGGCGAACTGGATGCTGAGCCGCCTGGTCCTGCTGGTCCTGCTGGGGTTGTT includes the following:
- a CDS encoding DUF4159 domain-containing protein; this translates as MLAAVLGHYALVMPDLYDRLLAAHPALRIPFLMAGLQGSVLMFARACGGAAVVFLATAFCVMFVLRGWVLWLYRKCCLSTYVVGLLCIMLINRATTLLLDSNISLDGSGVNPVTVFFTRWHLLWPVWTGLLLTGVLHLLSLRRKVIGLYTGIHDERPATGDRVVENILSNGRDPLFRKSLLGSLGLHVLVILVIPCLLTMRGCVEPYRVPKGSGTPATLASVVKITKVVKKKAKKRKFVVNPRSAISFHIPDLDESVAARQVEADTQLTYKADPMRGLTGTGKAGKMGAGGGTQGGWPDGMDNAKVRFIRMEYSGRGWDDGMDMTTRADLNFLSAFNKLTGFKVSTTPESHPISLLRKYPKGGAPPFVYMTGDAGINVTAGEIAAMREYLLDGGMLFADCGSPQWNNSFRQFVRQLLPGESLVTISDDDPLFQIPYAFPNGAPPLWHHGGTRAMGIKHKGRWVVFYHPGDINDAWKTGHSGMDSAMAEGAIHMGVNIIYYAFTHYLEMTRKYRQ